CTCGGGATCGGCGCCGCGTGGTTCGAACGCGAACACCACGGGCTGGGCGTGCCGTACCCGTCGACCGCCGAGCGGTTCGAGCGGCTGGAGGAGGCGTTGCGCATCTGCCGTCAGATGTGGGACCCGCAGGACAACGGGCCGTTCGAGGGGAAGCACTACCAACTGGCCGAGACGCTGTGCTCGCCGCAGCCCATCAATCGGCCCAAAGTGCTCATCGGCGGCGGGGGAGAGCGCAAGACGCTGCGGTTGGTCGCGCAATACGGCGACGCCTGCAACTTGTTCGGCTCCTCGCCCGCGGACGTCGAGCACAAGCTCGAGGTGCTGCGCCGGCATTGCGACGACGTCGGCCGGAATTACGACGATATTCGCAAAACGATCATCGCCAACAATCCGCGGCCGAACCCGGATAACCGGGACGAATTCGTCCGGCAGATGGCGGACTACGCGAAACTCGGCATCGAAACCGCCATCGTCACGCCGACTACCGGCTCCCCGGCGGCGTGGATCGATGGCATGTCGCCCGCCGTCCAGCAGTTGGCCGAACTCGGCTGACGCAACGCAGTCCGCCATCGAGGCCGGCGCGGCGGAGGTATCGCGGTATGGGCCCGGATCGCTTCACCGGATGCCGGGCCCGGTCGGCGATTTCGCGGAAACGACCTCTGCGGAAGCCGGAGCGGCGCTCTGTCAGAGTTTGTAACCGATCTGGCGCAGCAGCTGTTTACGGGCGGCCTGGTCGTCGGCGGTCTCCACGCCGAGCGGCGCCGAACCGTCGATCACTCCGACGATTCCTCTGCCGAGTTCCGTTTCGGCGATCAGTACCTCCACGGGATTGGCTGTGGCGCAGAATATTCCGCAGACTTCCGGAACCTGCTGGATCGCGTTGAGCACGTTGACGGGGTAGCCTTCCCGCAGAAAGACGATGAACGAGTGCCCCGCCCCGAGGGCGGCCGCGTTCTTGGTGGCGAGTTCGACGAGGGAGTCGTCGTTGCCGGAGTGG
Above is a genomic segment from Nocardia sputorum containing:
- a CDS encoding adenosine-specific kinase; the encoded protein is MDLTAVRIDKPDDLNVVIGQSHFIKTVEDLHEALVGVGPHLRFGLAFCEASGPRLVRHSGNDDSLVELATKNAAALGAGHSFIVFLREGYPVNVLNAIQQVPEVCGIFCATANPVEVLIAETELGRGIVGVIDGSAPLGVETADDQAARKQLLRQIGYKL
- a CDS encoding LLM class F420-dependent oxidoreductase, whose translation is MELGFHVPIFDIDGGTTAIAGELARVGAAAEASGATWLSFMDHYFQIEPTGLPAEANMLEGYTTLGYLAAHTSRVDLGLLVTGVTYRHPGLLAKIVTTLDVLSGGRAVLGIGAAWFEREHHGLGVPYPSTAERFERLEEALRICRQMWDPQDNGPFEGKHYQLAETLCSPQPINRPKVLIGGGGERKTLRLVAQYGDACNLFGSSPADVEHKLEVLRRHCDDVGRNYDDIRKTIIANNPRPNPDNRDEFVRQMADYAKLGIETAIVTPTTGSPAAWIDGMSPAVQQLAELG